The Streptomyces laurentii genome contains a region encoding:
- a CDS encoding serine/threonine protein kinase (ATP binding site [chemical binding];~Catalytic domain of Protein Kinases; cd00180;~Serine/Threonine protein kinases, catalytic domain; smart00220;~activation loop (A-loop);~identified by MetaGeneAnnotator; putative;~overlaps another CDS with the same product name;~serine/threonine protein kinase [Streptomyces sp. C];~substrate binding site [chemical binding]): MTLISGRYRLLDVLGEGGMGTVWRARDEVLGRDVAVKEVRAPEGLPDEERERLYARLEREARSAARITHPHVVTVYDVALHDGRPWIVMELVPGLTLAETLEAEGPMPPRRAAAVGAAVLDALRAAHAAGVLHRDVKPANVQLANDGRVVLTDFGIAALAGTSPLTMTGELIGSPEYLAPERALGHAPGPEADLWSLGVLLYTAVEGVSPFRRETALATLRTAVDEEPAPPAHAGPLAPVIEGLLRKDPERRMPAADAEERLRLISAGGTPRTPPPPGDAARTRPLRTPPPAVPDAGAGGHAGGMPGGPAGPGATAPLPGPEPRQGGGRTALIAGIAALALVAGGVTYALLRDTGKADAPPVTPGTSATASAPPTTAAPATASTSASPSPTTTPPAAVAVSVRAVRGAYTGSCPPPAAGAPEFTATLTVDRTPATVTYRWRTESGEAQDTAWRTLDFPADGPAEEQVTRTQSAYEPGTTTRDRIRVEVRDPVARESDWVSFSVRCEERTATPSPPVPTTTGTGTPTATSTSGTPSGGTASPASG; this comes from the coding sequence ATGACGCTCATCTCGGGTCGTTACCGGCTGCTGGACGTGCTCGGCGAAGGCGGGATGGGCACGGTCTGGCGTGCCCGCGACGAGGTCCTGGGAAGAGACGTCGCCGTCAAGGAGGTCCGGGCGCCGGAGGGGCTGCCGGACGAGGAACGCGAGCGGCTGTACGCCCGCCTGGAGCGCGAGGCCCGCTCGGCGGCCCGGATCACCCACCCCCACGTGGTCACCGTCTACGACGTGGCGCTCCACGACGGCCGCCCGTGGATCGTGATGGAGCTGGTCCCCGGTCTCACGCTGGCCGAGACCCTGGAGGCCGAGGGGCCGATGCCGCCCCGGCGGGCCGCGGCCGTGGGCGCCGCGGTGCTCGACGCGCTGCGGGCCGCGCACGCGGCCGGGGTGCTGCACCGGGACGTCAAGCCGGCCAACGTACAGCTCGCCAACGACGGCCGGGTGGTCCTCACCGACTTCGGCATCGCGGCGCTGGCGGGCACCTCGCCGCTCACCATGACGGGCGAACTGATCGGCTCCCCCGAATACCTGGCGCCGGAGCGCGCGCTGGGACACGCACCGGGACCCGAGGCGGATCTGTGGTCGCTGGGCGTCCTGCTGTACACCGCCGTCGAAGGCGTGTCGCCGTTCCGGCGGGAAACCGCGCTCGCGACCCTGCGCACGGCGGTCGACGAGGAGCCCGCGCCGCCCGCGCACGCGGGACCGCTGGCCCCGGTGATCGAGGGGCTGCTGCGGAAGGACCCGGAGCGGCGGATGCCGGCGGCGGACGCCGAGGAGCGGCTGCGGCTGATCAGCGCGGGCGGCACCCCCCGTACACCACCGCCGCCGGGCGACGCGGCCCGTACACGCCCGCTCCGCACGCCCCCGCCGGCCGTCCCGGACGCGGGAGCGGGTGGACACGCGGGCGGGATGCCCGGCGGGCCCGCCGGTCCCGGTGCGACGGCTCCTCTGCCCGGTCCGGAGCCGCGTCAGGGCGGCGGCCGGACGGCGCTGATCGCCGGGATCGCGGCCCTGGCGCTGGTGGCGGGCGGCGTGACGTACGCGCTGCTGCGGGACACCGGGAAAGCCGACGCCCCGCCGGTGACGCCGGGCACGAGCGCGACGGCCTCCGCGCCGCCGACGACGGCCGCGCCGGCCACGGCGAGCACGAGCGCCTCCCCGAGCCCCACGACCACGCCCCCGGCGGCGGTCGCCGTCTCGGTGCGGGCGGTGCGCGGCGCGTACACCGGGAGCTGCCCGCCGCCCGCGGCCGGGGCGCCGGAGTTCACGGCGACGCTCACGGTGGACCGGACGCCCGCCACCGTGACGTACCGCTGGCGGACGGAGAGCGGCGAGGCCCAGGACACGGCGTGGCGGACGCTGGACTTCCCGGCGGACGGGCCCGCCGAGGAGCAGGTGACGCGGACCCAGTCCGCGTACGAGCCGGGCACGACGACACGCGACCGGATCCGGGTGGAGGTCCGTGATCCGGTCGCGCGGGAGTCCGACTGGGTGTCGTTCTCGGTGCGGTGCGAGGAGAGGACGGCCACGCCCTCGCCGCCCGTGCCGACGACCACGGGGACGGGGACCCCGACCGCGACATCGACGTCGGGGACTCCTTCGGGCGGGACCGCCTCTCCGGCGTCCGGCTGA
- a CDS encoding triacylglycerol lipase (KEGG: sgr:SGR_5783 hydrolase;~SEST_like. A family of secreted SGNH-hydrolases similarto Streptomyces scabies esterase (SEST), a causal agent of the potato scab disease, which hydrolyzes a specific ester bond in suberin, a plant lipid. The tertiary fold ofthis enzyme is...; cd01823;~catalytic triad [active];~identified by MetaGeneAnnotator; putative;~oxyanion hole [active];~triacylglycerol lipase [Streptomyces flavogriseus ATCC33331]): protein MKLSRFAAVSSSLLLGAVLAFTGAGAAQAATTAAVDYVALGDSYSSGVGSGSYDSASGDCKRSTKAYPMLWKASHATTSFAFNACSGAVTTDVINNQLGALNANTDLISITIGGNDAGFADVMTTCILQSDAGCVSRVNQAKSYVDTTLPARLDAAYNAIRAKAPNAKVVVLGYPRFYQLNGTCVAGLSETERSAINGASDYLNAAISKRAASKGFTFSSVTSTFAGHEICSGSAWLHSVNWLNIGESYHPTAAGQSGGYLPGLNAVA, encoded by the coding sequence ATGAAGCTGTCCCGTTTTGCCGCTGTTTCGTCCTCGCTTCTCCTCGGCGCCGTCCTCGCCTTCACCGGCGCGGGTGCCGCCCAGGCGGCCACCACCGCCGCGGTCGACTACGTCGCCCTCGGCGATTCGTACTCCTCCGGTGTCGGCTCCGGCAGTTACGACAGTGCGAGCGGCGACTGCAAGCGCTCGACCAAGGCGTACCCGATGCTGTGGAAGGCCTCCCACGCCACCACCTCCTTCGCCTTCAACGCCTGTTCGGGCGCCGTGACGACGGATGTGATCAACAATCAGCTCGGTGCGCTCAACGCCAACACCGACCTGATCTCCATTACCATCGGCGGCAACGACGCGGGCTTCGCCGACGTCATGACGACCTGCATCCTGCAGTCCGACGCGGGCTGTGTCTCCCGGGTGAACCAGGCCAAGAGCTATGTCGACACCACGCTGCCCGCGCGCCTCGACGCCGCCTACAACGCGATCCGCGCCAAGGCGCCCAACGCCAAGGTCGTCGTCCTCGGCTACCCGCGCTTCTACCAGCTCAACGGCACCTGCGTCGCGGGCCTGAGCGAGACCGAGCGCAGCGCCATCAACGGCGCCTCGGACTACCTGAACGCGGCCATCTCCAAGCGCGCCGCCAGCAAGGGCTTCACCTTCTCCAGCGTGACCTCGACCTTCGCCGGCCACGAGATCTGCTCCGGCTCGGCCTGGCTGCACAGCGTCAACTGGCTGAACATCGGCGAGTCGTACCACCCGACCGCCGCCGGCCAGTCCGGTGGCTACCTGCCCGGCCTGAACGCCGTGGCGTAA
- a CDS encoding gntR family transcriptional regulator (DNA-binding site [nucleotide binding];~GntR family transcriptional regulator [Streptomyces cattleya NRRL 8057 = DSM46488];~Winged helix-turn-helix (WHTH) DNA-binding domain of the GntR family of transcriptional regulators; cd07377;~identified by MetaGeneAnnotator; putative), producing the protein MDAGSTTHPYEQLRAQISERARSGELPVGYKLPTVRGLAEDLGLAANTVAKAYKALESDGVIETRGRNGTFVAAASDAASRLAATSAATYATEAHRLGLSREEADAAVRDALRAAYDD; encoded by the coding sequence GTGGATGCCGGTTCCACCACCCATCCCTACGAACAACTGCGTGCCCAGATCTCGGAGCGGGCCCGCTCCGGTGAACTTCCCGTCGGCTACAAGCTGCCGACGGTGCGGGGCCTCGCGGAGGACCTCGGGCTCGCGGCGAACACGGTCGCGAAGGCGTACAAGGCCCTGGAATCCGACGGGGTGATCGAGACCCGGGGCCGCAACGGCACCTTCGTCGCCGCCGCCTCCGACGCGGCCTCCCGGCTCGCCGCCACCTCGGCCGCGACCTACGCGACGGAGGCTCACCGGCTGGGCCTGAGCCGGGAGGAGGCGGACGCGGCGGTCCGCGACGCGTTGCGAGCCGCGTACGACGACTGA
- a CDS encoding acetyltransferase (acetyltransferase [Streptomyces venezuelae ATCC10712];~identified by MetaGeneAnnotator; putative), whose amino-acid sequence MTVIVRDVRPGSTEDAEGFARVRRAALPFMLTTGPQLAHDWAHAHPDAHARPLVAEADGEIVGSAEVALAHESPEPGDGLVNIHVHPEHTGRGAGTLLLRTAEEHLARAGARRIYSWVLDDRPSRAFAERHGYQGRRSAYFLRLDLATAELPPLQDLPDGVELRTAADFAADPRPLFELDALTTADEPGDVAADLTDYAHWLATTWRHPLQAHELTMVALADGRPVAFSAALTDGLGRYVTGMTGTAPGFRGRGLAKLVKNASLHRARAAGCTEALTGNDAANAPMLAVNRWFGYEISAQEVRHVRTLG is encoded by the coding sequence ATGACTGTGATCGTCCGCGACGTGCGACCCGGATCCACCGAGGACGCCGAGGGTTTCGCGCGGGTACGCCGCGCCGCCCTGCCGTTCATGCTGACCACCGGCCCTCAGCTGGCCCACGACTGGGCGCACGCGCATCCCGACGCGCACGCGCGGCCGCTGGTCGCCGAGGCGGACGGCGAGATCGTCGGCAGCGCGGAGGTGGCGCTGGCCCACGAGTCACCGGAGCCGGGTGACGGGCTGGTGAACATCCACGTCCACCCCGAGCACACCGGCCGCGGCGCCGGCACGCTGCTGCTGCGGACCGCCGAGGAGCATCTGGCGCGGGCCGGGGCCCGGCGGATCTACAGCTGGGTCCTCGACGACCGGCCCTCCCGCGCCTTCGCCGAACGGCACGGCTACCAGGGCCGGCGCTCCGCCTACTTCCTGCGGCTCGACCTGGCGACGGCAGAGCTGCCGCCGCTCCAGGACCTCCCGGACGGCGTCGAGCTGCGCACGGCGGCCGACTTCGCGGCCGACCCGCGGCCGCTGTTCGAACTGGACGCGCTGACCACGGCCGACGAGCCGGGGGACGTGGCCGCCGATCTGACGGACTACGCGCACTGGCTGGCCACCACCTGGCGCCATCCGCTGCAGGCCCACGAGCTGACCATGGTCGCGCTCGCCGACGGCCGCCCGGTGGCCTTCAGCGCCGCCCTCACGGACGGCCTCGGCCGCTACGTCACCGGCATGACGGGCACGGCGCCCGGGTTCCGGGGCCGGGGCCTGGCCAAGCTGGTGAAGAACGCCTCGCTGCACCGGGCCCGGGCGGCCGGCTGCACGGAGGCGCTCACCGGGAACGACGCCGCAAACGCGCCCATGCTGGCCGTCAACCGGTGGTTCGGATACGAGATCAGCGCACAGGAGGTCCGTCATGTCCGCACCCTCGGATGA
- a CDS encoding hypothetical protein (DUF402 domain containing protein [Streptomyces fulvissimus DSM40593];~Protein of unknown function (DUF402); pfam04167;~UniProt-pubmed:11572948; UniProt-pubmed:20624727; UniProt-pubmed:21463507; UniProt-pubmed:18375553; UniProt-pubmed:12000953; UniProt-pubmed:20064060; UniProt-pubmed:21551298;~identified by MetaGeneAnnotator; putative): protein MSAPSDETTVEVVLVKAGRTKIRYPARVLADDGVRLTVRAPWAGEGVRDFGFVRFEPGDVFTEHYWRDRWYAVKEVRTGDGTLKGWYCDVTRPALADGAEVRVEDLDLDLWVSADGAEVLRLDEDEFAASGLAAADPEAARHAVRALDELEALGRDGLLALSAVPAPNGD from the coding sequence ATGTCCGCACCCTCGGATGAGACCACGGTCGAGGTTGTCCTGGTGAAGGCGGGGCGGACGAAGATCCGCTACCCGGCCCGGGTCCTCGCCGACGACGGGGTACGGCTGACCGTCCGCGCACCCTGGGCCGGCGAGGGCGTGCGGGACTTCGGCTTCGTGCGCTTCGAGCCCGGCGATGTCTTCACCGAGCACTACTGGCGCGACCGGTGGTACGCGGTGAAGGAGGTCCGGACCGGCGACGGCACGCTCAAGGGCTGGTACTGCGACGTGACCCGGCCCGCGCTGGCCGACGGCGCCGAGGTACGGGTCGAAGACCTGGATCTGGACCTGTGGGTGTCGGCGGACGGCGCGGAGGTCCTGCGGCTCGACGAGGACGAGTTCGCGGCGAGCGGGCTGGCCGCCGCCGATCCGGAGGCGGCCCGGCACGCCGTACGCGCCCTCGACGAGCTGGAGGCCCTGGGCCGGGACGGACTGCTCGCGCTGTCCGCCGTACCGGCCCCTAACGGAGACTGA
- a CDS encoding hypothetical protein (identified by MetaGeneAnnotator; putative;~sequence version:1) yields MRVRFALAAGVLATATAATALTGATATAAPARSANVVSVDRQGKAAKSGEVSVSGSYRCARGGSGPVFLGSTLVQQDRSVGIGGTRVVCDGRTHRWTHRSLVKQNSFKAGTVRVEAVLVRLAPDGPLGLPLPVFLTRGGRSVSLR; encoded by the coding sequence ATGCGCGTACGTTTCGCTCTCGCCGCCGGTGTGCTGGCGACCGCCACCGCCGCCACCGCGCTGACCGGCGCGACGGCCACGGCCGCCCCCGCCCGTTCCGCCAACGTCGTGTCCGTCGACCGTCAGGGGAAGGCCGCGAAGAGCGGCGAGGTCAGCGTCTCCGGCAGCTACCGCTGCGCCCGCGGCGGCTCCGGGCCGGTCTTCCTCGGCTCCACGCTGGTCCAGCAGGACCGTTCCGTCGGGATCGGCGGCACCCGCGTCGTCTGCGACGGCCGGACGCACCGGTGGACCCACCGCTCGCTCGTGAAGCAGAACAGCTTCAAGGCGGGCACGGTACGCGTCGAGGCCGTGCTCGTCCGGCTCGCCCCCGACGGCCCGCTGGGCCTGCCGCTGCCCGTCTTCCTGACGCGCGGCGGCCGGTCGGTCAGTCTCCGTTAG
- a CDS encoding lipase (Lipase (class 2); pfam01674;~Predicted acetyltransferases and hydrolases with the alpha/beta hydrolase fold [General function prediction only]; COG1075;~identified by MetaGeneAnnotator; putative;~lipase [Streptomyces cattleya NRRL 8057 = DSM46488]), producing the protein MLPRNPFGRLGRALSVLALTAAAVLAPVTAQAAQAATAASAADSATAAPSRGWNDFSCKPSAAHPRPVVLVHGTLGNSVDNWLGLAPYLVERGYCVFSLDYGQLPGVPLFHGLGPIDASAGQLSAYVDRVLSATGAAKADLVGHSQGGMMPRYYLRFLGGAAKVNALVALAPDNHGTTLSGLTRLLPYFPGAEDLISAATPGLADQIAGSAFLTRLNAGGDTVPGVRYTVIATRYDEVVTPYTSGWLSGPNVTNVLLQDRCALDLSEHLAIGLTDRIAFHEVSNALDPARATPTTCASAF; encoded by the coding sequence ATGCTGCCCCGGAACCCGTTCGGACGCCTCGGCAGAGCGCTGTCCGTACTCGCGCTGACCGCCGCCGCCGTTCTTGCTCCCGTCACCGCCCAGGCCGCCCAGGCCGCAACGGCCGCCTCGGCGGCCGATTCCGCCACGGCCGCCCCCAGCCGCGGGTGGAACGACTTCTCCTGCAAGCCGTCCGCCGCCCACCCCCGCCCCGTCGTGCTGGTCCACGGCACGCTCGGCAACTCCGTCGACAACTGGCTGGGCCTCGCCCCGTACCTCGTCGAGCGCGGGTACTGCGTCTTCTCGCTCGACTACGGGCAGCTGCCCGGCGTGCCGCTGTTCCACGGCCTCGGCCCGATCGACGCGTCCGCCGGACAGCTCTCCGCGTACGTGGACCGGGTCCTGTCCGCCACCGGCGCCGCGAAGGCGGATCTGGTCGGCCACTCGCAGGGCGGCATGATGCCCCGCTACTACCTGAGGTTCCTGGGCGGCGCGGCGAAGGTGAACGCGCTTGTGGCCCTCGCCCCCGACAACCACGGCACCACCCTGTCCGGGCTGACCCGGCTGCTGCCGTACTTCCCGGGCGCCGAGGACCTGATCAGTGCCGCGACCCCGGGCCTCGCCGACCAGATCGCCGGCTCCGCGTTCCTGACCCGGCTGAACGCGGGCGGCGACACCGTCCCCGGGGTGCGGTACACGGTGATCGCGACGCGGTACGACGAGGTCGTCACCCCTTACACATCGGGCTGGCTCTCCGGTCCGAACGTCACCAACGTGCTGCTCCAGGACCGCTGCGCGCTCGACTTGTCCGAGCACCTGGCGATCGGGCTGACCGACCGGATCGCCTTCCACGAGGTGTCCAACGCCCTCGACCCGGCCCGGGCGACCCCGACGACCTGCGCGTCGGCCTTCTAG
- a CDS encoding DNA polymerase III alpha subunit (DNA binding site [nucleotide binding];~DNA polymerase III alpha subunit [Streptomyces albus J1074];~Y-family of DNA polymerases; cl12025;~identified by MetaGeneAnnotator; putative) — MTVVYAQVPRAPGESGRLLLRVLEDITPVVQALPPDAALADVTGSVRYFGCDAVGIARLIRVRALAWYGLNCAVGVAANPLLARMAGQGGPPGAVRFVPDTPRDVAAFLERKPVIALYGVGPKAARTLCTYGLDSVGKVAATSEATLQRILGARLGRLVHERSHGIDRTRVTPHAAPRSAAAERRFARHEVDASVRRGALLELAVGLGRRLRADDQVARALTLTVRYADRSTTTRTRALPEPTAHTPALAGTAQALHDALGLQRARVTALSLRAEDLMPARLSSRQLTFDRQAESADRLEPVLDRIAARWPGVVGPATLARS; from the coding sequence ATGACCGTCGTCTACGCACAGGTCCCCAGGGCGCCGGGGGAGAGCGGGCGGCTGCTCCTGCGGGTGCTGGAGGACATCACCCCCGTCGTCCAGGCGCTGCCCCCCGACGCCGCCCTCGCGGATGTCACCGGCAGCGTGCGCTACTTCGGCTGTGACGCCGTCGGGATCGCGCGCCTGATCCGGGTGCGCGCACTCGCCTGGTACGGCCTGAACTGCGCCGTCGGCGTGGCAGCCAACCCCCTGCTCGCCCGGATGGCCGGACAGGGGGGACCGCCCGGCGCCGTCCGCTTCGTCCCGGACACGCCGCGGGACGTCGCCGCGTTCCTGGAGCGGAAGCCGGTGATCGCCCTGTACGGGGTGGGGCCGAAGGCGGCGCGCACCCTGTGCACGTACGGCCTGGACAGCGTCGGGAAGGTGGCGGCCACCTCCGAGGCCACCCTCCAGCGGATCCTGGGCGCCCGGCTGGGACGCCTGGTGCACGAGCGCTCCCACGGCATCGACCGGACGCGCGTGACACCGCACGCCGCGCCCCGGTCGGCCGCCGCCGAACGGCGGTTCGCCCGGCACGAGGTCGACGCGTCGGTACGGCGCGGGGCGCTGCTCGAACTGGCCGTCGGCCTCGGGCGGCGGCTGCGGGCGGACGACCAGGTGGCCCGCGCGCTGACGCTCACCGTCCGGTACGCGGACCGGTCCACGACCACCCGGACGCGCGCGCTCCCGGAACCCACCGCGCACACCCCGGCCCTGGCGGGCACCGCGCAGGCGCTGCACGACGCCCTCGGGCTCCAGCGGGCGCGGGTCACGGCGCTGTCCCTGCGGGCCGAGGACCTGATGCCCGCGCGGCTCTCCAGCCGGCAGCTCACCTTCGACCGGCAGGCCGAGAGCGCCGACCGGCTCGAACCGGTCCTCGACCGGATCGCGGCGCGCTGGCCCGGCGTGGTGGGACCGGCCACCCTCGCCCGGTCGTGA